One Rosa chinensis cultivar Old Blush chromosome 5, RchiOBHm-V2, whole genome shotgun sequence genomic region harbors:
- the LOC112164799 gene encoding ribosomal protein L11 methyltransferase: MSGGPLLKHLASALLPPRAFTVSRPFPSRFFTTRKPRYLSRPNSLAAANISTSSSETPSAAQPFALPFQSVNIRCQRHVSDMLQEALLCFGASSTCVDEDDDYEDSDEICITSIFPEGEDVNTCISCAADSISLKEIPSYEVTIGEQYDWIKKTQESFHPVEITEGLWIVPAWKTPPDAQATNIILNPGLAFGTGEHPTTRLCLFLLHGLIKGGEQFLDYGTGSGILAIAAVKFGAALSVGIDIDPQAITSAHQNATLNNIGPEQMQLYLVPSENCSTWTDPCGNVEERSTFVAGAISETDKYDVLIANILLNPLMDLADQIVSYAKPGAVIGLSGILSDQLPYIIERYSQFLEGVSTTEMDGWACVHGRKKQNVAGN; the protein is encoded by the exons ATGTCAGGCGGTCCTTTGCTCAAGCACCTTGCCTCCGCTCTGCTCCCCCCTCGAGCTTTCACTGTCTCTCGCCCATTTCCCTCTCGCTTCTTCACTACCCGGAAGCCCAGATACCTCTCGCGGCCCAATTCACTTGCTGCTGCAaacatctccacttcttcttCAGAGACTCCCTCTGCCGCCCAGCCCTTTGCTTTGCCTTTCCAATCTGTCAACATTCGCTGCCAAAGACATGTCTCT GATATGCTTCAAGAAGCTCTGTTATGCTTTGGTGCAAGTTCTACTTGTGTTGATGAAGACGATGACTATGAGGATTCCGACGAG ATTTGCATTACTTCCATATTTCCTGAAGGTGAAGACGTAAATACTTGCATTTCCTGTGCTGCTGATTCCATAAGCTTGAAAGAGATACCTAGTTATGAAGTTACGATAGGTGAGCAGTACGACTGGATAAAGAAAACTCAG GAATCATTTCATCCTGTTGAAATTACTGAAGGACTCTGGATTGTGCCCGCCTGGAAAACTCCCCCT GATGCCCAAGCAACAAATATAATTCTGAATCCTGGATTAGCATTTGGAACCGGAGAGCATCCTACTACAAGGTTATGTCTGTTTCTGCTTCATGGCTTGATAAAGGGGGGAGAACAATTCTTGGACTATGGCACAGGTTCTGGAATTCTTGCAATTGCTGCAGTTAAG TTTGGTGCTGCCTTATCAGTCGGAATTGATATAGATCCACAAGCAATTACATCTGCACACCAGAATGCTACTCTGAACAACATAGGACCCGAACAGATGCAATTATATCTAGTTCCGAGTGAAAATTGCTCAACTTGGACAGATCCATGTGGAAATGTGGAAGAACGGAGCACATTTGTAGCGGGAGCCATCTCAGAAACAGACAAGTATGATGTACTAATTGCAAATATACTTTTAAATCCCCTAATGGATTTGGCAGATCAGATCGTCTCTTATGCAAAGCCTGGGGCAGTTATCGGTCTCTCCGGGATTCTCTCTGATCAG CTTCCCTATATTATAGAGCGATATTCACAGTTCTTGGAAGGTGTATCAACTACAGAGATGGATGGTTGGGCCTGTGTCCATGGCAGAAAGAAGCAAAATGTTGCTGGCAACTGA
- the LOC112201580 gene encoding 60S acidic ribosomal protein P1, whose translation MSTGELACTYAAAILQDDGIPITAEKIATLVKSANVEVESFWPSLFAKFAEKRNLGDLIMNAVGSAPSPVAMAAPAAAASAAAPAVEEKKEEPEEESDDDMPIFDLFD comes from the exons ATGTCGACCGGTGAACTCGCTTGCACCTATGCCGCCGCGATTCTTCAAGACGATGGCATCCCAATCACA GCAGAGAAGATTGCTACCTTGGTGAAATCTGCAAACGTGGAAGTAGAATCCTTCTGGCCAAGCCTCTTTGCCAAATTTGCTGAGAAGAGGAACCTTGGGGACCTTATTATGAATGCCGTTGGTTCGGCTCCATCTCCGGTAGCTATGGCTGCTCCCGCTGCTGCTGCAAGTGCTGCTGCTCCTGCAGTTGAGGAGAAGAAG GAAGAACCAGAGGAAGAAAGTGATGACGACATGCCGATATTCgatttgtttgattaa
- the LOC112165973 gene encoding germinal center kinase 1 yields MDDAAGLIEAAGSRFSQLELIGRGSFGDVYKGFDRDLNKEVAIKVIDLEESEDEIEDIQKEISVLSQCRSPYITEYYGSYLNQTKLWIIMEYMAGGSVADLLQSGPPLDEMSMACILRDLLHAIEYLHNEGKIHRDIKAANILLTENGDVKVADFGVSAQLTRTISRRKTFVGTPFWMAPEVIQNSEGYNEKADIWSLGITAIEMAKGEPPLADLHPMRVLFIIPRENPPQLDEHFSRPMKEFVSLCLKKVPAERASAKELLKHRFIRTARKSPRLLERIRERPKYPIKEDDDTTRNGPTARGETSDTVKVTRNIRDETVRASEQGKTMKNAGWDFSIGSQGTGTIRSVAAVKPPQARERKPEGRYNQVTPERLPENSNRHLSPGSAQHDLHEDEDEDLIVSGSGTVVIRTPKGSQSSSQFRDQNSLTSSTYASYEDASSSGTVVFRGQLDDSDSPRTPRSRLGIQERTSSSSIEDSAMNLAEAKAAIQGRKGNAREKSGLTKVNYDSQDSRTGRMTNSSDSTRQSDDYFDAPKASSRSSQASDDEESEKVMSSSAALSMLLIPSLKEAVTDELEGSEVRSVARSLVNLESLKPGACEVFVSKLLQRLASSNSSKESSLKDLQELAARIFSKGKTTSGETQHTNTEADSKKRQQNKEFQSNANISPLARFLLSRWQGQVSRDLNPA; encoded by the exons ATGGATGATGCAGCTGGTTTGATAGAAGCTGCAGGATCAAGATTTAGTCAGTTGGAGCTAATTGGACGGGGATCGTTTGGCGATGTATATAAAGG GTTTGATAGGGATCTTAACAAAGAAGTTGCAATCAAAGTAATTGATTTGGAAGAGTC AGAGGACGAAATTGAGGACATTCAAAAG GAAATTTCTGTTTTGTCACAATGTCGATCTCCTTATATTACAGAGTATTATGGTTCCTATCTCAACCAGACGAAACTATGGATAATAATGGAATACATGGCTGGTGGCTCTGTTGCTGATCTA CTCCAGTCTGGTCCGCCACTGGATGAAATGTCAATGGCTTGCATTCTTCGTGACTTGCTGCATGCAATTGAATATTTACATAATGAAGGAAAAATTCACAGAGATATTAAAG CGGCAAACATTTTATTGACAGAAAATGGTGATGTTAAG GTGGCAGACTTTGGTGTTTCCGCACAACTCACAAGGACAATATCAAGGAGGAAG ACATTTGTAGGAACACCATTCTGGATGGCTCCAGAAGTTATTCAAAATTCTGAAGGATACAATGAGAAG GCAGATATCTGGTCTCTCGGAATTACTGCTATTGAGATGGCGAAAGGGGAGCCGCCACTTGCCGATCTTCACCCAATgagagttcttttcattataccTCGAGAAAATCCACCTCAG TTGGATGAGCATTTTTCTCGACCTATGAAAGAATTTGTTTCACTATGTTTGAAGAAGGTACCTGCTGAG CGTGCAAGTGCCAAGGAACTGCTAAAGCACCGCTTTATTAGGACTGCTAGGAAGAGTCCAAGACTTCTTGAGAGAATAAG GGAACGTCCAAAGTACCCGATAAAGGAAGATGATGACACCACTAGAAATGGTCCTACGGCTAGAGGGGAGACGTCTGATACCGTGAAGGTGACAAGAAATATAAGAGATGAAACAGTTCGAGCTAG TGAACAGGGTAAGACCATGAAAAATGCTGGATGGGATTTCAGCATTGGATCACAGGGTACAGGGACTATTAGAAGTGTAGCAGCCGTAAAACCACCTCAGGCAAGAGAAAGAAAGCCAGAAGGCCGGTATAATCAGGTTACACCTGAAAGGCTCCCCGAGAATAGTAACCGACATTTGTCACCTGGGAGTGCACAACATGATTTGCATGAGGATGAAGat GAAGATTTGATTGTAAGTGGGTCTGGAACTGTTGTTATACGAACACCCAAAGGATCTCAGTCATCTTCTCAGTTTCGTGATCAAAACTCTCTG ACCAGCAGCACATATGCTTCTTATGAAGATGCTTCTTCCAGTGGAACTGTGGTTTTTCGTGGCCAGCTTGATGATTCTGATTCTCCTCGAACGCCAAGATCGAGGCTGGGAATTCAAGAGAGAACTTCAAGTTCTTCAATTGAAGACAGTGCCATGAATCTTGCAGAG GCAAAGGCAGCAATTCAAGGGAGGAAAGGAAATGCTAGAGAAAAGTCTGGGCTGACGAAGGTCAACTATGATTCGCAAGATAGCAGAACAGGGCGGATGACAAATAGCTCTGATTCTACCAG ACAATCTGATGACTACTTTGACGCACCAAAAGCATCTTCAAGATCATCTCAAGCAAGCGATGatgaagaaagtgaaaaagtaATGTCATCATCTGCAGCATTATCAATGCTGCTCATCCCTTCCCTGAAAGAG GCGGTTACTGATGAGTTGGAAGGGTCAGAAGTGCGGTCGGTTGCAAGGTCGCTGGTGAATTTGGAGAGCTTGAAACCTGGAGCGTGTGAAGTTTTTGTCAGCAAATTGCTTCAGCGATTAGCAAG TTCAAATAGTTCCAAGGAATCTTCCTTGAAAGATCTACAGGAGCTGGCGGCTCGCATCTTCTCTAAGGGTAAGACAACTTCTGGAGAAACGCAACACACAAATACAGAAGCTGATAGCAAGAAAAGGCAGCAAAACAAGGAGTTTCAGTCAAATGCAAATATAAGCCCACTTGCAAGATTTTTGCTCTCGAG ATGGCAAGGGCAAGTTTCACGCGATCTAAATCCAGCGTGA
- the LOC112164798 gene encoding uncharacterized protein DDB_G0287625: MAKSSSSHRKKRDKISSKARTKKRSKSKSRSKSKSEKYRSKKVRRHDDSLSFSDEDDSRSLSSDSLFSSGDDRRSRRARSRTRRDVKGSKKRARKRSYSSNSSEESPRPKKRKATKKVKEYEAKKRSRSREKPKRNARTSSVSSESWSCSTCQGGGVSGDEIESKRHRGRSEKRKREETDRNKVESGTERSRYRSRSRSLRSHYSESDCQTQERVTGESNGRRLRSVIAVAEEDNEGRWLDEDGHKEEITYDRDDYPSCRSNDSNDGGSKKELDNHLHVASEVRMRVESEKEEEALVSDAEGINSSRDGTMMTDHVNENKISGESSSLKDDDLETILRQKALENLKRFRGKPQRIAVTGNQEDKKQPGARAELVQTDSPKEDISEINGQIRLAEETNEPPVKDSICGNEPVSAKQDVACPTHQERVAGISKMVSTTAVVDKPNLAAPKSMSGSLKTHSTLKPALASLEPAQERLLVTESSVDNTASATAQTVTQSSNNDALDISNGSGSTAPEPSGENMSGLQQDDAKDGSQFEQKTMSVMRGSEMVQVSYKVYIPKKAPALARRHLKR; encoded by the exons ATGGCCAAGTCCTCTTCTTCCCATCGTAAGAAACGCGACAAGATTTCCTCTAag GCTCGAACGAAGAAGAGGAGTAAGAGCAAGAGCAGGAGTAAGAGTAAGAGTGAGAAATATAGATCCAAGAAGGTTCGTCGTCACGAtgattctctttctttttcggATGAGGATGATTCCAGAAGCTTGAGTTCAGATTCGTTGTTTAGCTCTGGGGATGACCGTAGAAGTAGAAGGGCTCGTTCACGCACTCGGAGGGATGTGAAGGGTAGCAAGAAGAGGGCTCGGAAGCGATCTTATAGCAGCAATAGTAGTGAGGAGTCTCCCCGTCCGAAGAAGAGGAAAGCAACAAAGAAGGTTAAGGAGTATGAGGCGAAGAAGAGAAGCCGTTCGAGGGAGAAGCCTAAGAGAAATGCTAGGACTAGTTCTGTGAGTAGTGAGTCTTGGAGCTGCTCGACTTGTCAGGGTGGGGGTGTTAGTGGTGACGAGATTGAATCTAAAAGACATAGGGGAAGGTCTGAAAAACGAAAGAGAGAGGAAACCGATAGAAACAAGGTTGAGAGTGGGACTGAGAGGAGTAGATATAGATCTAGGAGTCGTTCTTTGCGCAGTCATTATAGCGAGAGTGATTGTCAGACTCAGGAAAGAGTGACCGGTGAGAGCAATGGGAGGAGATTGAGATCAGTTATTGCGGTAGCCGAAGAAGACAATGAAGGCAGATGGTTAGATGAGGATGGGCACAAAGAAGAGATTACATATGATCGTGATGATTACCCTTCTTGTAGAAGTAATGACAGTAATGACGGAGGGAGCAAGAAGGAGTTGGATAATCATTTACATGTTGCATCCGAGGTGAGAATGAGGGTAGAGAGTGAGAAAGAGGAAGAAGCTCTTGTTTCTGATGCAGAAGGAATTAATTCTAGCCGTGATGGAACCATGATGACTGATCATGTTAATGAAAATAAGATCTCTGGGGAAAGTAGTAGTTTGAAAGATGATGATCTGGAGACGATCTTAAGACAGAAGGCTTTAGAAAATCTAAAAAGGTTCAGAGGAAAGCCTCAAAGGATTGCAGTAACTGGTAATCAGGAAGATAAGAAGCAACCCGGTGCAAGGGCTGAATTGGTTCAAACAGACTCCCCCAAGGAGGATATTTCTGAAATAAATGGTCAAATCCGATTAGCAGAAGAGACCAATGAGCCTCCAGTGAAAGATTCCATTTGTGGAAATGAACCTGTCTCTGCCAAGCAAGATGTTGCTTGTCCAACACATCAAGAGCGTGTTGCTGGTATTTCCAAAATGGTTAGCACTACTGCTGTCGTAGATAAACCAAACTTGGCTGCACCAAAATCAATGTCTGGTTCACTAAAAACTCACTCAACTTTGAAGCCAGCACTTGCTTCTCTGGAACCCGCTCAGGAAAGATTGTTGGTAACTGAGAGTAGTGTAGATAACACAGCTTCTGCTACTGCTCAAACTGTGACCCAAAGTAGCAATAATGATGCTCTAGACATCAGCAACGGTTCTGGTTCTACTGCTCCTGAACCTTCTGGAGAGAATATGTCTGGTTTACAGCAAGATGATGCTAAGGATGGTTCACAGTTTGAGCAGAAGACCATGTCTGTGATGCGAGGTAGTGAAATGGTACAG GTAAGCTACAAGGTTTACATCCCGAAGAAAGCCCCTGCTTTGGCGAGGAGGCACCTCAAGCGTTGA
- the LOC112165879 gene encoding PRA1 family protein H: protein MVFSANPLSLSVSDPFFDSWLRQNGYPEILEHRPTSATPTTVSAATTSTSAATSTSTSTANGFFTSLYSTVCILLSLFATNPFAKLTNEDLAAPTPPWQAGFIGDYESYSFPVSSSQAQLRVQENVKRYARNYAWLLVIFFACSLYQMPLAAAGLIFCLALWETFKRCGEMWGLDQYSTIQQTIIRVAQCVAAVILIYSGVQMALFSALSVTYAGMILHAGFRTLTRAKQASRGRSR, encoded by the exons ATGGTATTCTCAGCCAACCCATTATCCCTCAGCGTCTCCGACCCTTTCTTCGACTCATGGCTCCGTCAAAACGGCTACCCTGAAATCCTCGAGCACCGACCCACCTCCGCCACACCCACCACCGTCTCCGCCGCCACAACCTCCACCTCCGCCGCCACCtcaacctccacctccaccgcAAATGGCTTCTTCACCTCACTCTACTCCACCGTCTGcatcctcctctctctcttcgccACCAACCCCTTCGCCAAGCTCACCAACGAGGACCTCGCCGCCCCTACGCCGCCGTGGCAAGCCGGGTTTATTGGCGACTACGAGTCCTACTCGTTCCCGGTGTCTAGCTCTCAGGCCCAGTTGAGGGTCCAGGAGAATGTGAAGAGATATGCTAGGAACTATGCGTGGTTGTTGGTCATCTTCTTCGCTTGTTCTCt ATATCAAATGCCATTGGCTGCTGCTGGATTGATATTTTGTTTGGCACTATGGGAAACCTTTAAGCGCTGTGGTGAAATGTGGGGACTGGATCAGTACTCAACAATTCAGCAAACCATAATACGTGTTGCTCAATGTG TAGCTGCTGTTATCCTGATATATTCGGGTGTTCAAATGGCTCTATTCTCGGCACTTAGTGTCACTTATGCAG GAATGATACTGCACGCCGGATTTCGGACGCTGACTCGTGCAAAGCAAGCTTCTCGTGGTAGATCGAGGTGA
- the LOC112168262 gene encoding protein yippee-like At5g53940, with the protein MGRIFVLELEGRSYRCKFCKTHLALFSDCVSRAFHCRRGKAYLFNNAVNITMGALEERVMLSGVHTVADIFCCFCGQIVGWKYETAHDVAQKYKEGKFVLERGRIIEDVDFSTEFDIDSEDA; encoded by the exons ATGGGAAGAATATTCGTGTTAGAGCTAGAGGGAAGGTCTTACAGATGCAAGTTCTGCAAGACCCACTTGGCCCTCTTCTCCGATTGTGTCTCCAGG GCTTTTCATTGTCGCCGGGGAAAAGCGTACCTCTTCAACAATGC GGTAAATATAACTATGGGAGCATTAGAGGAGAGGGTGATGCTCTCAGGTGTGCACACTGTTGCGGATATATTTTGCTGCTTTTGTGGACAAATTGTGGGCTGGAAAtat GAGACTGCACATGATGTGGCCCAGAAATATAAAGAGGGAAAGTTTGTCCTTGAAAG AGGGAGGATCATCGAGGACGTAGATTTTTCCACAGAGTTCGATATTGATTCTGAAGATGCTTAG